The Bacteroidales bacterium genome contains a region encoding:
- a CDS encoding SDR family NAD(P)-dependent oxidoreductase, with product MNYYYITGTSRGIGKAIAEELLGRKNNFVYGISRNNTLEHQNYQHIALDLNDLERVKEFTFGDHPDAGKIVLINNAGILGHVAPVGNLYTEKIISSYNINLISPSILTNRFINQYKEHEGERMIVNTSSGAARHTIPSWSTYCATKAGLEMFARVIEDEQQDVENPVKVYSIAPGVVDTEMQDEVREVDPENFRDLYRFVKLKKDGLLVDPNDVAKKFVDIMEHPENYPKSIMDLRE from the coding sequence ATGAACTACTACTACATAACCGGAACGAGCCGTGGTATAGGAAAAGCCATTGCAGAAGAGCTCCTCGGGCGTAAAAACAATTTTGTGTATGGCATTTCCAGGAACAATACCCTCGAACATCAGAATTATCAACACATCGCCCTGGATTTAAATGATCTGGAAAGGGTGAAGGAATTTACTTTCGGAGATCATCCGGATGCCGGAAAGATTGTTCTGATTAACAATGCCGGTATATTGGGGCATGTAGCGCCCGTTGGCAATTTATACACCGAAAAGATCATCAGCAGCTACAACATCAACCTGATAAGCCCCTCCATTCTGACCAACCGGTTCATAAACCAATATAAGGAGCACGAGGGTGAAAGGATGATCGTCAATACCAGCTCGGGAGCGGCCCGGCATACCATCCCATCCTGGAGCACTTATTGCGCAACCAAGGCAGGTTTGGAAATGTTTGCACGCGTAATAGAAGATGAACAGCAGGATGTTGAAAACCCTGTAAAAGTGTATTCAATAGCTCCGGGGGTGGTGGACACCGAAATGCAGGATGAGGTGCGTGAGGTAGACCCGGAAAATTTCCGTGATCTGTACCGCTTTGTGAAGCTGAAAAAAGATGGCTTATTGGTTGATCCGAACGATGTAGCCAAAAAGTTCGTCGACATCATGGAGCATCCGGAAAACTATCCGAAAAGCATCATGGATCTGCGAGAATGA
- a CDS encoding M48 family metalloprotease: protein MKKSIRILFFILLATGTGIFTSCDNDDGLNIFTLDQDRKFGRAFDNQIKADTNEYIILDENRYSEAYDHLNRIKNNLLESDELNHVEDFDWKARIVMSKKKDTVLNAFAVPGGYMYFYPGLIKYLDNEAEFAGVMAHEMAHVDKRHTTQRMTRLYGFQFLLGLILGENPSQWAKIVGELAIGTGELQFSKSDEYEADEYAVKYSSDTELDPKGVAGFFNKLEEQNSGGYMPEFFSTHPNPGNRVEEIDEVWNKLGQPEGKTFTDRYNEFKNALSK from the coding sequence ATGAAAAAGTCAATACGCATTTTATTTTTCATCCTGCTGGCCACAGGAACAGGGATTTTTACTTCCTGTGACAATGACGACGGGTTGAATATATTTACCCTGGATCAGGACAGGAAGTTTGGAAGAGCGTTTGACAATCAGATAAAGGCAGACACCAATGAATACATCATACTTGATGAAAACAGATACTCCGAAGCCTATGACCACCTTAACCGGATTAAGAATAATTTGCTTGAATCGGATGAGCTGAATCATGTTGAGGATTTCGACTGGAAAGCACGGATTGTCATGAGCAAAAAGAAAGATACCGTCCTCAATGCGTTTGCTGTACCCGGCGGATATATGTACTTCTATCCGGGGCTGATCAAATATCTGGACAACGAAGCCGAGTTTGCGGGAGTAATGGCGCATGAAATGGCGCATGTGGATAAGAGACATACAACCCAGCGAATGACCAGACTTTATGGCTTCCAATTTTTACTAGGTCTTATATTGGGAGAAAATCCAAGCCAATGGGCCAAAATTGTAGGAGAATTAGCCATTGGAACTGGAGAACTACAATTTAGTAAAAGTGATGAGTATGAAGCTGATGAATATGCCGTAAAATATAGTTCGGATACCGAATTGGATCCCAAAGGTGTGGCAGGATTTTTCAATAAGCTGGAAGAGCAAAATAGCGGAGGTTATATGCCGGAATTTTTCAGCACACACCCAAATCCGGGAAACCGTGTTGAAGAAATCGACGAGGTATGGAATAAACTGGGCCAGCCGGAAGGTAAAACGTTCACCGATCGCTACAACGAATTCAAAAACGCCTTATCCAAATGA